In one Rutidosis leptorrhynchoides isolate AG116_Rl617_1_P2 chromosome 8, CSIRO_AGI_Rlap_v1, whole genome shotgun sequence genomic region, the following are encoded:
- the LOC139864331 gene encoding SNF2 domain-containing protein CLASSY 3-like — protein MEEVEKERLNPDAGVKTRFVMELIRLSISLHEKVLIFSQFIDPLELLKDQTALAFGWDVGREIALINGKINHKSGQRQTITDDFNDPKSEVKVLLASINCCSEGIHLYGASRVVLLDVVWNSSKETQAIHRAYRLGQKKVVYVYNLMTVRTTDEDRYDTQVEKGLVVELLFPSSIEASEPRKKVYEDDKILGQMMDHQELKNIFNEIRFLKTKVVD, from the coding sequence ATGGAAGAAGTTGAAAAGGAACGACTTAATCCTGATGCTGGTGTGAAAACGAGGTTTGTTATGGAGCTTATTCGCCTCAGTATTTCATTACACGAAAAAGTTCTGATCTTTAGCCAATTTATCGATCCATTGGAGTTGTTGAAAGACCAAACTGCTCTTGCTTTCGGTTGGGATGTTGGAAGGGAGATAGCGCTCATAAACGGTAAGATAAATCACAAGAGTGGGCAAAGGCAAACGATCACTGATGATTTCAACGATCCAAAAAGTGAAGTAAAAGTGTTGTTGGCATCTATAAATTGTTGTTCTGAAGGGATTCATCTTTATGGTGCGTCTCGGGTGGTCCTTTTGGATGTCGTTTGGAATTCATCTAAGGAAACACAAGCTATTCATAGAGCTTATCGTTTGGGGCAAAAAAAAGTAGTGTACGTATACAATTTGATGACGGTGAGGACTACCGATGAGGACAGATATGATACACAAGTTGAGAAAGGACTGGTAGTTGAGTTGTTATTTCCGTCATCTATCGAGGCTAGTGAGCCGAGGAAAAAGGTGTATGAGGATGATAAGATTTTAGGACAAATGATGGATCATCAAGAACTTAAAAATATCTTTAACGAAATCAGGTTCCTGAAAACTAAAGTAGTTGATTGA